The Planktothrix sp. FACHB-1365 genome has a segment encoding these proteins:
- a CDS encoding response regulator has protein sequence MAGSGSRVAKEVGTEGKLGGQAQVRGVAGTWKDLTDSVNLMASNLTAQVRGIARIVTSVANGDLKRKLVLEAKGEIETLADTINEMIDTLATFADQVTSVAREVGIEGKLGGQAKVPGASGTWRDLTDNVNELAANLTTQVRAIAEVAIAVTRGDLTRSIAVDTQGEVAVLKDNINQMIANLRETTQKNTEQDWLKTNLAKFTRMLQGQRDLETVSKLILSELAPLVSAQHGVFYLMDASGSSAYLKLLSTYAFNERQHLANRFHLGEGLVGQCALEKERILLSRVPRDYITISSGLGEAPPLNVVVLPILFEGQVTAVTELASFDRFSEIHLTFLDQLTESIGIVLNTIAAGMRTEELLKQSQSLTEELQSQQKELTETNKQLEQKAKSLQTSEELLKNQQEELQKTNEELQDKAKLLSNQNEEVERKNREIDLARLAIEEKATQLALTSKYKSEFLANMSHELRTPLNSLLLLARLLSQNPDGSLNEKQVEYAETIHSAGTDLLALINDILDLAKIESGTISIQQEHLPLSELKNFIERTFSQIAQERHLKFIVDFHSDLPRTIYTDVKRLQQILKNLLSNAFKFTEQGEVRLSVAPVTQGWGMDLETLNQSKQVIAFTVSDTGVGIEASKQKVIFEAFQQADGTTSRKYGGTGLGLSISREITRLLGGKITLASQFGKGSVFTLYLPQSYQEPTLQPVPEIAPLHSSTTHTSPLEPVLNSSSLLDDRDQIVAGDRILLVIEDDTVFSQIVVEFGHSQGFKMLVAAHGEIGLRLAHQYKPDAIILDIAMPILDGWVVLDHLKHNLTTRHIPVHIITVTQDDHHHGLRQGVASFWQKPISNEKLLEVFARIQASLKQDPRNLLLVTPDINQQQQIIDLISNQNLQITAINTGTEALNLLQAQPYDCLIVDLNLTDMDGISLIQYIRQEFAKNPRFDDLPIIAYAHPDLSDRQTVILQQAHALVVLKDELGLPSLFDKIALILHQPIDRLSANQQQLVRQLQQQAPELRGKKILIVDDDVRNVFALTSMLESFQLKVIYADNGRNGIAMLQSTPDIDVVLMDIMMPEMDGYETIQTIRQMESFQRLPIIALTAKAMQGDRQKCLEAGASDYIPKPVDIQQLLSLLRVLLRC, from the coding sequence ATCGCGGGGAGTGGCTCAAGGGTTGCCAAAGAAGTAGGTACGGAAGGAAAACTGGGGGGACAGGCACAGGTAAGAGGAGTCGCAGGCACCTGGAAAGACTTAACTGATTCCGTCAACTTGATGGCAAGTAATTTAACAGCCCAGGTGCGGGGGATTGCGCGAATTGTTACCTCCGTAGCTAACGGGGATTTGAAACGCAAACTGGTTTTAGAAGCCAAGGGAGAAATTGAAACCCTCGCAGATACGATTAACGAGATGATCGATACCTTGGCCACGTTTGCCGATCAGGTAACATCGGTGGCCCGTGAGGTGGGTATTGAAGGGAAATTAGGCGGTCAGGCGAAAGTTCCTGGAGCGTCGGGGACGTGGCGCGATTTAACCGACAATGTGAACGAACTGGCCGCGAATTTAACCACCCAAGTCCGAGCCATTGCGGAAGTTGCGATCGCAGTTACCAGAGGTGACTTAACCCGATCAATTGCGGTTGATACTCAAGGTGAAGTGGCTGTCTTGAAAGACAACATCAACCAGATGATTGCCAACCTCCGCGAAACAACCCAGAAGAACACCGAACAAGACTGGCTGAAGACGAATTTAGCCAAGTTTACCCGAATGTTGCAGGGACAACGAGATTTAGAAACCGTATCCAAATTAATTCTCTCCGAATTGGCTCCTCTGGTGTCCGCCCAACATGGTGTGTTTTATCTCATGGATGCGTCAGGATCGAGCGCGTACCTGAAACTTCTCAGTACCTACGCTTTTAATGAACGGCAACATTTAGCTAATCGATTTCATTTAGGAGAAGGCTTAGTCGGTCAATGTGCCTTAGAAAAAGAGCGCATCTTACTGTCTCGCGTTCCCCGTGACTATATTACGATTAGTTCGGGTTTAGGGGAAGCACCGCCCTTAAATGTGGTTGTATTACCGATTCTATTTGAAGGACAAGTCACCGCAGTTACGGAACTGGCATCTTTTGATCGATTTAGTGAAATTCATTTGACCTTTTTAGATCAACTCACTGAAAGTATTGGGATTGTTTTAAATACCATTGCGGCGGGAATGCGAACCGAAGAACTGCTCAAACAATCTCAATCTTTAACGGAAGAATTGCAGAGCCAACAGAAAGAACTCACCGAAACCAATAAACAACTCGAACAAAAAGCCAAATCCTTACAGACCTCAGAAGAACTGTTGAAAAACCAACAAGAGGAACTGCAAAAAACCAACGAAGAATTACAAGATAAAGCCAAATTACTCTCCAATCAAAATGAAGAAGTAGAACGCAAGAATCGAGAAATCGATCTGGCTCGATTAGCAATAGAAGAAAAAGCAACTCAACTGGCGCTCACCTCTAAATACAAATCTGAGTTTCTAGCAAATATGTCCCATGAGTTGCGAACTCCTCTGAATAGCTTACTATTATTAGCTCGATTATTGAGTCAAAATCCTGATGGTAGCTTGAATGAAAAACAAGTTGAATATGCCGAAACTATTCATTCAGCCGGAACAGATTTATTAGCCTTAATTAATGATATTCTTGACCTAGCAAAAATAGAATCTGGAACAATATCCATCCAGCAAGAACATTTACCCTTATCCGAACTAAAGAACTTTATTGAGCGTACCTTTAGCCAGATCGCCCAAGAACGTCACTTAAAATTCATCGTCGATTTCCATTCGGATTTACCCCGAACGATTTATACCGATGTCAAACGACTTCAGCAAATTCTAAAAAACCTGCTCTCCAATGCCTTTAAATTTACAGAACAGGGAGAAGTTCGATTATCTGTAGCACCCGTGACTCAGGGATGGGGAATGGATCTCGAAACCCTCAACCAATCAAAACAGGTGATTGCCTTTACCGTTAGCGATACGGGTGTTGGAATTGAAGCCAGTAAACAAAAAGTCATCTTTGAAGCCTTTCAGCAGGCTGATGGCACCACTTCCCGCAAGTATGGGGGCACAGGGTTGGGTTTGTCCATTAGCCGCGAGATTACACGATTACTGGGGGGTAAAATCACCCTGGCGAGTCAGTTCGGAAAGGGGAGCGTCTTCACGCTTTATCTACCCCAAAGTTATCAAGAACCCACACTCCAGCCCGTCCCTGAGATAGCTCCATTGCATTCATCGACAACCCATACTTCCCCTTTAGAACCCGTTCTCAATTCGAGTTCGCTGTTGGATGATCGGGATCAGATTGTGGCAGGCGATCGCATCTTATTAGTCATTGAAGATGACACAGTTTTCAGTCAAATTGTGGTGGAGTTCGGACACAGCCAAGGCTTTAAAATGTTAGTTGCGGCTCATGGAGAAATCGGGTTAAGACTAGCACACCAATACAAACCGGATGCGATTATCCTCGACATTGCTATGCCTATCCTTGACGGTTGGGTTGTTCTTGACCACCTGAAGCATAACCTCACCACCCGACATATTCCGGTTCATATTATCACCGTAACCCAGGATGATCATCATCACGGTTTGCGACAAGGCGTGGCATCCTTTTGGCAAAAACCCATTAGCAATGAAAAGTTACTGGAGGTCTTTGCCCGAATTCAGGCTTCTCTTAAACAAGACCCTCGGAATCTGTTATTGGTGACACCTGATATTAACCAACAGCAACAAATTATTGATTTAATTAGTAATCAAAATCTCCAGATCACGGCGATTAATACTGGGACAGAAGCCTTAAATTTACTACAAGCCCAGCCTTATGATTGTCTGATTGTGGATTTGAATCTAACGGACATGGATGGCATTAGCTTAATTCAATACATCCGCCAAGAATTCGCTAAAAATCCCCGTTTTGATGATTTGCCGATCATCGCTTATGCTCATCCCGACCTTTCGGATCGACAAACAGTAATCTTACAACAGGCTCACGCCCTAGTGGTGTTAAAAGATGAGTTGGGACTCCCCAGTCTATTCGATAAAATAGCACTGATTTTGCATCAACCCATTGATCGGCTTTCTGCGAACCAGCAACAATTAGTCAGACAGTTACAGCAGCAAGCTCCTGAGTTGCGCGGTAAGAAAATCTTGATTGTCGATGATGATGTCCGAAATGTTTTTGCCCTCACCAGTATGTTGGAGTCATTTCAGTTGAAAGTGATCTATGCTGATAATGGTCGCAATGGCATTGCGATGCTGCAAAGTACCCCTGATATTGATGTGGTGTTGATGGATATCATGATGCCGGAAATGGATGGTTATGAAACGATTCAAACGATCCGGCAGATGGAGTCCTTCCAACGGCTACCTATTATTGCTCTGACGGCTAAAGCCATGCAAGGCGATCGCCAAAAATGCTTAGAAGCAGGAGCGTCAGACTATATTCCTAAACCCGTTGATATTCAGCAACTTCTCTCACTCTTGCGGGTTCTGCTCCGGTGTTAG
- a CDS encoding DVUA0089 family protein — protein sequence MINQNLSKKLSVAALGAAVVTLGTVGSAEASSFVRGSITNPTPQTTTVDYWNFTVNTAGTVAIDVLARSFDFGNGASALDSQIYLFNNDGSLDSSDFITSNDDYYSSSGYSDGSTSGLDSYLSRFLNPGNYTLAISDFYFSLSEAIAGIQTDSNFIYGPGDYQISFTGDVRIASVPEPGTVLGLMGLSAFGAGSMLKRKHQHKA from the coding sequence ATGATTAATCAGAACCTCAGCAAAAAGCTATCAGTAGCTGCCCTGGGAGCAGCAGTTGTCACTTTAGGAACAGTTGGTTCAGCAGAGGCTTCTTCCTTTGTCAGAGGTAGCATTACGAACCCTACCCCACAAACCACCACGGTTGATTATTGGAATTTCACTGTGAATACAGCCGGTACAGTCGCGATAGATGTTCTGGCACGTAGTTTTGACTTCGGAAACGGAGCCTCTGCTCTGGACTCCCAAATTTATCTTTTCAACAATGATGGTTCCCTAGACTCCAGCGATTTCATTACCAGCAACGACGATTACTATAGTAGTAGTGGATACTCGGATGGATCAACATCTGGTCTGGATTCCTATTTATCGCGGTTTTTGAATCCAGGAAATTATACATTGGCGATTTCTGATTTCTATTTTAGCCTGAGCGAGGCTATTGCTGGGATTCAGACGGACAGCAATTTCATCTATGGGCCAGGAGACTACCAAATCAGTTTCACTGGCGATGTCAGAATCGCTAGCGTGCCCGAGCCTGGTACTGTGTTGGGTCTGATGGGTTTAAGTGCTTTCGGTGCGGGTTCGATGCTCAAGCGCAAACATCAGCATAAAGCATGA
- a CDS encoding HAMP domain-containing protein: MVTTSLPPNTDDLDVSQLLEILNAFEKGDFSVRMPINKTGLAGKVADKLNDIIERNERMVEEFERISTVVGKEGKSTQRATVNNANGQWMDAINSINMLISDLVQPMAETARVIRAVANGDLSQIIPLDIDGRQLKGEFLQTTQTINTMVEQLSSFASEVTRVAREVGTEGKLGGQAEVKGVAGTWKDLTDSVNLMAGNLTAQVRNIAEVTTAVANGDLSKKVTVDVKGEILELKNTFCIRSRGSPVNLLRGGNATRSVLTAVNIILNHNFHTV; encoded by the coding sequence ATGGTAACTACATCTCTCCCTCCCAACACCGACGATCTGGATGTCTCCCAACTGCTTGAAATCCTCAATGCCTTTGAGAAGGGGGATTTCTCGGTGCGAATGCCGATCAATAAAACGGGGTTAGCGGGCAAAGTCGCCGACAAACTCAACGATATTATTGAGCGCAACGAACGCATGGTGGAAGAGTTTGAGCGTATCAGTACGGTAGTCGGGAAAGAGGGCAAAAGCACCCAACGAGCTACCGTTAATAATGCGAATGGCCAATGGATGGACGCGATTAACTCCATCAATATGTTGATTAGCGACTTGGTGCAGCCCATGGCAGAAACCGCCAGGGTGATTCGGGCTGTGGCTAATGGTGATTTATCCCAAATTATTCCTTTAGATATTGATGGCAGACAACTCAAGGGAGAATTTCTCCAGACAACCCAGACCATTAACACGATGGTAGAGCAGTTGAGTTCCTTTGCCTCTGAGGTGACACGGGTAGCACGGGAAGTGGGAACAGAGGGGAAACTGGGAGGTCAAGCAGAAGTTAAAGGTGTTGCGGGAACCTGGAAAGATTTAACCGATTCAGTTAATTTAATGGCAGGCAACCTCACAGCCCAAGTGCGGAATATTGCCGAAGTGACAACGGCTGTAGCTAATGGGGATCTCTCCAAGAAAGTCACAGTAGATGTCAAAGGAGAAATTCTGGAACTAAAAAACACCTTCTGCATCCGGTCGCGTGGTAGCCCCGTCAATTTATTGCGGGGTGGAAACGCGACACGATCGGTTTTAACCGCCGTCAATATTATTTTGAACCACAATTTTCACACAGTTTAG